A stretch of the Desulfobacter sp. genome encodes the following:
- a CDS encoding thiazole synthase: MEDRLILGDQSFSSRLLTGTGKFASKDLIAPMLEASGSELITVALRRVDPKARAQDNILAKILDSVTLLPNTSGARTAREAVRIARISRAAGCGDFIKIEVITDMQFLLPDNHQTLEATNILAKEGFIVLPDVMPDITIARQLHDAGASAVMPLGSPIGSNQGLEMAAMIQRIIDTSRLPVIVDAGIGRPSQAACAMEMGADGVLVNTAIATAQDTALAGQAFALAVKAGRMAYISKLGDQSATARDSSPLTGFLRG; this comes from the coding sequence ATGGAAGACCGATTAATTTTAGGGGATCAATCCTTTTCCAGCCGTCTGCTCACAGGGACCGGCAAGTTTGCCTCAAAAGATCTCATTGCCCCCATGCTCGAAGCCAGCGGGTCAGAGTTGATCACCGTGGCCCTGAGACGGGTGGATCCAAAGGCCAGAGCCCAGGATAATATTCTGGCCAAGATTCTGGATTCCGTGACCCTGCTGCCCAACACTTCCGGTGCCAGGACCGCCCGGGAGGCTGTCCGCATCGCAAGAATTTCCAGGGCCGCCGGGTGCGGAGATTTTATCAAGATCGAAGTGATCACCGACATGCAGTTTCTTCTGCCGGACAATCATCAAACCCTTGAGGCCACGAATATCCTTGCCAAAGAAGGATTTATTGTCCTGCCCGATGTGATGCCGGATATCACCATTGCCCGCCAGCTTCACGATGCAGGGGCGTCGGCGGTCATGCCCCTGGGCTCGCCCATCGGTTCCAACCAAGGGCTTGAGATGGCGGCCATGATCCAGCGAATCATTGACACCTCCCGGCTGCCGGTGATTGTGGATGCCGGTATCGGCAGACCCTCCCAGGCAGCCTGTGCCATGGAAATGGGGGCAGACGGGGTCCTGGTCAATACGGCCATTGCCACGGCCCAGGATACGGCCCTGGCCGGCCAGGCCTTTGCCTTGGCCGTAAAGGCCGGGCGAATGGCCTATATTTCAAAACTTGGGGATCAATCCGCCACGGCCCGGGATTCCTCGCCTTTGACCGGGTTTTTAAGGGGGTAA
- the thiS gene encoding sulfur carrier protein ThiS, with the protein MKIVFNGADLDTDIPDLAALVTDMGLDPSSLVIEHNFNVVKHDCWAHIPIQDGDVVELLNFVGGG; encoded by the coding sequence ATGAAAATTGTTTTTAACGGGGCTGACCTGGATACGGATATCCCCGATCTTGCCGCCCTTGTCACGGACATGGGCCTGGACCCGTCTTCCCTGGTCATTGAACATAATTTTAATGTGGTTAAACACGATTGCTGGGCCCATATCCCTATTCAGGACGGGGATGTTGTTGAACTGCTCAATTTTGTAGGGGGAGGTTGA
- the thiC gene encoding phosphomethylpyrimidine synthase ThiC, with translation MATQLESARKGKLTREMKAVAQAEGLSEAFILNHVAKGEIVIPCNPNRKSQNIVGIGTGLSTKVNASIGTSSDICDIGQEEAKARAAQDEGADTLMELSAAGDMDRIRRSVLAATDLPVGNVPLYQAFKETIKKYKNPAKLNPEYLFDLIEKQLDDGLSFMAIHCGINLYTIERLRRQGFRYGGLASKGGTYMVAWMDINKKENPLYEQFDRVCALMKKYDAVLSLGNGIRAGAIHDSHDRAQMAEMIINCELAQMGRDKGCQMMVEGPGHVPLDEIEGNIMLEKRMSGNAPYYVLGPIPCDTGAGYDHITAAIGAASSARFGADLVCYITPAEHLALPGVEDVREGVRATRLAARIGDISKYPHRRENEKQAAMARRDMRWDDLEKYLLFPELARKIREERAPEQKETCTMCGDFCAMKKGMEIFEKDIKEKR, from the coding sequence ATGGCAACACAATTGGAATCTGCCCGCAAGGGCAAACTCACCCGGGAAATGAAAGCCGTGGCCCAGGCCGAAGGCCTGTCCGAGGCATTTATCCTGAATCATGTGGCCAAGGGGGAGATCGTCATCCCCTGCAATCCAAACCGGAAAAGCCAAAACATCGTGGGCATTGGCACGGGCCTGTCCACCAAGGTCAACGCCTCCATCGGCACCTCTTCGGACATCTGTGATATCGGCCAGGAAGAGGCAAAGGCAAGAGCCGCCCAGGACGAAGGGGCAGACACCCTCATGGAATTGTCCGCGGCCGGGGACATGGACAGGATAAGGCGATCGGTCCTGGCCGCAACAGACCTGCCCGTGGGAAATGTTCCCCTGTACCAGGCCTTTAAAGAGACCATTAAAAAATACAAAAACCCGGCCAAACTCAACCCTGAATATCTTTTTGATCTCATTGAAAAACAGCTGGATGACGGGTTAAGCTTTATGGCCATTCACTGCGGGATCAACCTTTACACCATTGAACGTCTGCGAAGGCAGGGCTTCCGCTACGGCGGGCTTGCCTCCAAAGGCGGCACCTATATGGTGGCCTGGATGGATATCAACAAAAAGGAAAACCCCCTTTACGAACAATTTGACCGGGTCTGCGCGCTCATGAAAAAATATGATGCCGTCCTCTCTTTGGGCAACGGGATCCGGGCAGGGGCCATCCATGACAGCCACGACCGGGCCCAGATGGCTGAGATGATCATCAACTGCGAACTGGCACAAATGGGAAGAGACAAGGGCTGCCAGATGATGGTCGAAGGTCCGGGCCATGTCCCCCTGGACGAAATTGAGGGCAATATCATGCTGGAAAAACGGATGTCCGGCAATGCCCCCTATTATGTGCTGGGCCCCATTCCCTGCGACACTGGCGCAGGCTACGACCATATCACCGCCGCCATCGGGGCGGCCTCCTCCGCCCGCTTCGGGGCAGACCTGGTCTGCTATATCACCCCTGCCGAGCACCTGGCCCTGCCCGGGGTTGAGGACGTGCGAGAAGGGGTCAGGGCCACACGCCTTGCCGCCCGAATCGGGGATATCTCCAAATATCCCCATCGCCGTGAAAATGAAAAACAGGCGGCCATGGCCCGGCGGGACATGCGCTGGGACGATCTTGAAAAATATCTGCTCTTTCCCGAACTTGCCAGAAAAATCCGCGAGGAAAGGGCGCCCGAACAAAAAGAGACCTGCACCATGTGCGGGGATTTTTGCGCCATGAAAAAAGGGATGGAAATATTTGAAAAAGACATCAAAGAAAAGAGGTGA
- the cobT gene encoding nicotinate-nucleotide--dimethylbenzimidazole phosphoribosyltransferase: MSLLEQTINQIPSLDQKALAAAKDRLANQARPAGSLGIMEEISARLAGIKGTIDVRLTNKRIITCAGDHGVTQEGVSLYPAEVTPQMVLNFAGGGASVNVIGDHAGAIVKAADIGVNYDFSPDLPIFHKKVRHGTGNFAKEPAMTRQEAILSIEAGIEIVEELNAQSPVDLLGTGDMGIGNTTPSTAIIAAFSGLPVKTLTGRGTGIDDAALDHKIAVIQKGLDLHKPDPRDPLDVLSKVGGLEIGGLAGLVLGAAARGIPVICDGLISTAGALIACELAPAAKQYLFASHKSVEAGHKYMHDRLGVTPLIDLQFRLGEGTGAALCMELLDLSTRILADIKTFEEVGIAQATD, translated from the coding sequence ATGTCATTACTTGAACAGACCATAAACCAAATTCCCAGCCTGGATCAAAAGGCCCTGGCAGCGGCCAAAGACCGGCTGGCAAACCAGGCCCGTCCTGCCGGCAGCCTCGGGATCATGGAAGAAATTTCAGCCCGGCTGGCCGGTATCAAAGGCACCATAGACGTCCGTCTGACCAACAAACGGATCATCACCTGTGCCGGAGATCACGGGGTGACCCAGGAAGGGGTCAGCCTCTATCCTGCGGAGGTCACGCCCCAGATGGTATTGAATTTTGCCGGTGGCGGGGCATCGGTAAATGTCATCGGGGACCATGCAGGCGCCATTGTCAAGGCAGCCGACATCGGCGTCAACTATGACTTTTCCCCTGACCTGCCCATCTTCCACAAAAAGGTCAGGCACGGCACAGGGAATTTCGCCAAAGAGCCTGCCATGACACGGCAGGAAGCAATCCTGTCCATTGAGGCCGGCATTGAAATTGTTGAAGAACTGAATGCCCAATCCCCTGTGGATCTTTTGGGTACAGGGGACATGGGCATCGGCAACACCACGCCTTCCACAGCCATTATTGCGGCATTTTCCGGCCTGCCCGTCAAAACCCTCACAGGCCGGGGCACAGGCATTGATGATGCCGCCCTGGACCATAAAATCGCCGTGATCCAAAAAGGCCTGGACCTGCACAAGCCCGACCCAAGAGACCCCCTGGATGTATTGTCCAAGGTGGGCGGCCTTGAAATCGGAGGCCTTGCCGGGCTGGTCCTGGGCGCTGCCGCCCGGGGCATCCCTGTGATCTGTGACGGGCTGATCTCCACGGCCGGCGCCTTGATTGCCTGTGAACTGGCCCCGGCGGCAAAACAATATCTCTTTGCCAGCCATAAATCCGTGGAAGCAGGCCATAAATACATGCATGACCGCCTGGGCGTCACCCCGCTCATTGATTTGCAGTTTCGCCTGGGGGAAGGCACGGGCGCGGCCCTGTGTATGGAACTTTTAGATCTTTCCACAAGAATTCTGGCCGACATCAAAACCTTTGAAGAAGTCGGAATCGCCCAGGCAACTGACTGA
- a CDS encoding peptidoglycan-binding protein, whose amino-acid sequence MPKTIKRLEPDPDVIRVQTLLSANGYFKNRIPEHGIFELITFENVQLFQLQHVDKNGAPLTPDGVVGPKTWWALSHASGEFQKNHFTPTPPRG is encoded by the coding sequence TTGCCCAAAACCATTAAACGATTAGAACCGGATCCGGATGTCATCCGTGTCCAGACCCTTTTGTCCGCCAATGGATATTTTAAAAACCGAATCCCTGAACACGGGATATTTGAACTGATCACCTTTGAAAATGTCCAGCTCTTCCAACTTCAGCATGTGGATAAAAACGGGGCCCCCCTGACCCCGGACGGGGTGGTCGGCCCCAAGACCTGGTGGGCCCTGTCCCATGCCAGCGGGGAATTCCAAAAAAATCATTTCACCCCTACCCCCCCCAGGGGCTAA
- a CDS encoding DUF4124 domain-containing protein — MKKSLFSLLILVLALCFADLAMAGMYTWKDKNGVTHISDAPPTAEQGKVKITHPDISPKPDPRVRVEIFTTSW, encoded by the coding sequence ATGAAAAAAAGTCTTTTTTCCCTTTTGATCCTCGTTCTTGCCCTGTGTTTCGCAGACCTGGCCATGGCCGGAATGTACACCTGGAAAGATAAAAACGGGGTCACCCATATCAGCGATGCGCCGCCCACAGCAGAACAGGGCAAGGTCAAGATCACCCACCCCGATATTTCCCCAAAACCAGACCCCCGGGTCCGGGTGGAAATCTTTACCACCTCCTGGTGA
- a CDS encoding MotA/TolQ/ExbB proton channel family protein: MTQNSKVDVWTHGKQNIIGVVFCFLLFCLGFFFSGNIGLYLNLAGLIIVVGGTCTAVLLGFRMERVKILFKVISASYTRPAVDSDTIVKILVDLSIKRKIKGILSLEKEEEETTIFFLRRAIGLMVDNYTPEQIRESLNAEMYFFRKRRDENLRLLQTMADVAPAFGLVGSVVGLIGMLGGIGDSATLMATIPIALTSTLYGVILANMICYPIAANIRERTSQELLLQRIITEGVVSIASDIHPRVLDKKLKSFLTPSARKEEVISIARIKEHLEKEELEIPPPVE; encoded by the coding sequence ATAACACAGAACTCAAAAGTTGACGTATGGACCCATGGCAAGCAGAATATCATCGGGGTGGTTTTTTGTTTTCTTCTTTTTTGTCTGGGATTCTTTTTCAGCGGCAATATCGGGCTTTATCTGAATCTGGCAGGGCTTATCATTGTGGTGGGCGGTACCTGCACCGCAGTTCTTCTCGGGTTTCGCATGGAGCGGGTTAAGATTTTGTTCAAGGTGATTTCAGCCTCATATACCCGGCCTGCCGTGGATTCAGATACCATTGTCAAGATTCTGGTGGATCTTTCCATTAAACGGAAGATAAAGGGGATTTTATCCCTTGAAAAAGAAGAGGAAGAGACCACGATTTTTTTTCTGCGCCGGGCCATTGGGCTGATGGTGGACAATTACACCCCGGAACAGATCAGGGAATCCTTGAATGCGGAGATGTATTTTTTTCGCAAACGCCGGGATGAAAATTTAAGGCTTCTCCAGACCATGGCAGACGTGGCCCCGGCATTCGGACTGGTGGGATCTGTGGTGGGTCTTATCGGCATGCTCGGGGGCATCGGGGATTCAGCCACGCTCATGGCCACCATTCCCATTGCCCTGACCTCCACCCTTTACGGGGTCATCCTGGCCAACATGATCTGTTATCCCATTGCCGCCAATATCCGGGAGCGGACCAGCCAGGAACTTTTGCTTCAGCGTATTATCACCGAAGGGGTGGTCTCCATTGCTTCGGATATTCATCCTCGGGTGCTGGACAAGAAACTCAAGTCTTTTTTAACCCCTTCGGCCCGTAAAGAAGAGGTGATTTCCATTGCCAGGATCAAGGAGCATTTGGAAAAAGAGGAGCTTGAAATTCCCCCTCCGGTGGAATAG
- a CDS encoding OmpA family protein: MRSNNYIINVSGHTDSMPNHSAKYPTNWELSAARATQTVRFLIEKTGIPAERFFISAHAWHQPVRPNNSILNRRLNRRVEIVLMKQRPYLENLK, translated from the coding sequence TTGAGAAGCAACAACTATATCATCAACGTGTCCGGGCACACAGATTCCATGCCCAATCATTCTGCAAAATATCCCACCAACTGGGAGTTGTCCGCAGCAAGGGCCACACAAACCGTCAGGTTTTTGATTGAAAAAACAGGGATACCGGCAGAGCGGTTTTTTATCAGTGCCCATGCCTGGCACCAGCCGGTAAGGCCCAATAACAGCATATTGAACCGGCGTCTGAACCGACGGGTGGAGATTGTACTCATGAAACAAAGGCCTTATCTGGAAAACTTAAAATAA
- a CDS encoding nucleotide sugar dehydrogenase, producing the protein MNKDTKIAVVGLGYVGLPLAVHFAQKFNTVGFDLKQSIVDNSLAHQDPTGEVSAQEFQQAKYFIPTTDPNLMSDADMIVVAVPTPIDQARRPDLVPVESAAATVGRVMKKGCIVVFESTVYPGVTEDICVPILERESNLTWKKDFHVGYSPERINPGDKEHTLTKIVKVVSGDDEDTLEKVADLYESIVEAGVHKTCTIKEAEAAKVIENTQRDLNIALMNELALIFDRLGIDTKNVLEAAGSKWNFLKFFPGLVGGHCIGVDPYYLTYKAQTEGYHPEIILAGRRINDDMGKFVVEKTIKMMIASSQHIKGTRVGVLGLTFKEDCPDLRNTRVVDIIQELESYGCETIVHDPMADSGEAEAYYGVNLSPWEELKDLGALILAVPHAWYKDQPLDSLTQKLVPKGCLIDVKSVLDLKAVEKTGVTFWRL; encoded by the coding sequence ATGAATAAAGATACAAAAATTGCCGTTGTGGGGCTGGGCTATGTGGGCCTTCCTTTGGCCGTTCATTTTGCACAGAAATTTAACACCGTCGGGTTTGATTTAAAGCAGTCCATTGTGGACAATAGTCTGGCCCATCAAGACCCCACAGGCGAAGTCTCTGCACAGGAATTTCAACAGGCAAAATATTTTATCCCCACCACAGATCCCAACCTTATGTCTGATGCAGACATGATCGTTGTGGCAGTACCCACTCCCATTGACCAGGCCAGGCGGCCCGATCTCGTTCCCGTGGAAAGTGCTGCTGCCACCGTGGGGCGTGTTATGAAAAAAGGCTGTATCGTCGTGTTTGAATCCACGGTCTATCCCGGGGTGACCGAAGATATCTGCGTGCCCATCCTTGAACGAGAATCCAATCTCACCTGGAAAAAAGACTTTCATGTGGGATATTCCCCTGAACGGATCAATCCAGGAGACAAGGAGCACACCCTGACCAAGATCGTCAAAGTGGTATCAGGGGATGACGAGGATACTCTTGAAAAGGTGGCAGACCTCTATGAATCCATTGTAGAGGCAGGGGTGCACAAAACCTGCACTATCAAAGAGGCTGAAGCTGCCAAGGTCATTGAAAACACCCAGCGGGATCTCAACATCGCTCTGATGAACGAGCTGGCCCTGATTTTTGACCGTTTGGGCATAGATACCAAAAATGTGCTTGAGGCTGCCGGATCCAAGTGGAATTTTTTAAAGTTCTTTCCCGGCCTGGTCGGGGGCCACTGCATTGGCGTGGATCCCTATTATCTCACCTACAAGGCCCAGACCGAGGGCTACCATCCCGAGATCATCCTGGCAGGCCGCAGGATCAACGATGACATGGGCAAATTTGTGGTGGAAAAGACCATTAAAATGATGATAGCCTCTTCCCAGCACATCAAAGGGACCCGGGTGGGCGTTCTGGGTTTGACCTTCAAAGAAGACTGCCCGGACCTGAGAAATACACGGGTGGTGGACATCATCCAGGAACTTGAATCCTATGGGTGCGAAACCATTGTCCATGATCCCATGGCAGATTCTGGTGAAGCCGAGGCCTACTATGGGGTGAACTTAAGCCCCTGGGAAGAACTTAAAGACCTGGGCGCCCTCATCCTGGCCGTGCCCCATGCCTGGTACAAGGATCAGCCCCTGGACAGCCTGACCCAAAAACTCGTTCCTAAAGGCTGCCTCATTGACGTGAAGTCGGTTCTGGATCTCAAGGCGGTTGAAAAAACAGGGGTGACCTTCTGGCGGCTCTAA
- a CDS encoding SDR family oxidoreductase: MIKALKDKKYSWLVTGAAGFIGSNLVETLLKAGQQVRGLDNFSTGFQHNLDQVQASVGAENWKRFEFVKGDIRSLGTCKQVVQGIDFILHQAALGSVPRSIENPIITNENNITGFLNMLEASRLSGVKRFVYAASSSTYGDHPGLPKQEDTIGSPLSPYAVTKYVNELYAGVFASTYGLRPVGLRYFNVFGRRQDPNGAYAAVIPLWFSALIKGEDLFINGDGETSRDFCYIDNCVQANIMACLAGEESAGQVYNVAFGEKTSLNDLFAMIQTRVAAKFAHAAQATPIYREFRAGDVRHSLADISKARHLLGYDPQYSVKQGMDLASEWYMNYLG; the protein is encoded by the coding sequence ATGATTAAAGCACTTAAAGACAAAAAATACTCTTGGCTGGTCACCGGCGCTGCCGGGTTTATCGGATCAAACCTGGTCGAAACCCTGCTCAAGGCCGGTCAGCAGGTCAGGGGACTGGATAATTTTTCAACCGGGTTTCAGCATAATCTGGACCAGGTGCAGGCGAGCGTGGGAGCGGAGAACTGGAAACGGTTTGAATTTGTAAAAGGGGACATCAGATCCTTGGGCACCTGTAAACAAGTGGTGCAGGGCATTGATTTCATTCTTCACCAGGCCGCTTTGGGATCGGTTCCAAGATCCATTGAAAACCCCATCATCACCAATGAAAATAATATCACAGGTTTTTTAAACATGCTTGAAGCATCAAGGCTTTCAGGGGTAAAGCGCTTTGTTTATGCGGCCTCCTCGTCCACCTACGGGGATCATCCTGGTTTGCCCAAACAAGAAGATACCATTGGCAGCCCTTTATCCCCCTATGCCGTGACCAAGTATGTGAATGAACTTTATGCCGGGGTCTTTGCCTCAACCTACGGGCTGCGCCCTGTGGGCTTGAGGTATTTTAACGTGTTCGGCCGCCGCCAGGATCCCAACGGGGCCTATGCCGCGGTGATTCCCCTCTGGTTTTCCGCATTGATCAAAGGAGAGGACCTGTTCATCAACGGGGATGGTGAGACCTCCAGAGATTTTTGCTATATTGACAATTGCGTCCAGGCCAACATAATGGCCTGTCTGGCAGGGGAAGAGTCTGCCGGGCAGGTCTACAATGTGGCCTTTGGAGAAAAGACTTCGCTAAATGATCTTTTTGCCATGATCCAGACCAGGGTGGCTGCAAAGTTTGCCCATGCAGCCCAGGCAACCCCCATTTACCGGGAGTTTCGTGCGGGAGATGTGAGGCACTCTTTGGCCGACATCTCAAAGGCAAGGCATCTTCTGGGGTATGACCCTCAATATTCGGTAAAACAGGGCATGGATCTGGCCTCTGAATGGTATATGAATTATCTGGGATAA
- a CDS encoding GDP-L-fucose synthase produces MNKTDKIFIAGASGMVGSALVRNLIENGYTNLVGTYHSSIREEQKKMPITLVRVDLKDQAAVDAFFKAENPDHVFLAAAQVGGIHANNTWPARFIHSNLVIQANVIHSSYTHDVKRLLFLGSSCIYPKTAPQPMKEEHLLTGLLEPTNEPYAIAKIAGIKMCEAYNREYKTRFMAVRPTNLYGPNDNFDLETSHVLPALIRKIHEAKMAASPCVTIWGTGTPMREFLHVDDMAAASVHLMALGDDKIDHHLINYPDPCFVNLGTGVDCTINELAQTIKTQVGYTGKLVFDPAKPDGTPRKLLDISRIKALGWKPSIPLGQGIKTTYEWFTRFYTTTKKTGSND; encoded by the coding sequence ATGAATAAAACAGATAAAATTTTTATTGCCGGCGCATCCGGCATGGTGGGGTCTGCCCTTGTCCGGAATCTGATCGAAAATGGATATACCAACCTTGTGGGGACCTATCACTCTTCAATCCGTGAAGAGCAGAAAAAGATGCCCATCACCCTTGTCCGGGTTGATTTAAAAGACCAGGCAGCCGTGGACGCGTTTTTTAAGGCGGAAAATCCAGACCATGTGTTTCTGGCGGCGGCACAGGTGGGGGGGATCCATGCCAACAACACCTGGCCTGCCCGTTTCATCCACAGCAACCTGGTTATCCAGGCCAATGTCATTCATTCGTCTTACACCCATGATGTAAAGCGGCTGCTTTTTCTGGGTTCGTCCTGTATTTATCCCAAAACCGCGCCCCAGCCCATGAAAGAAGAACATTTGCTGACCGGCCTTTTAGAGCCGACCAATGAACCCTATGCCATTGCAAAAATTGCCGGCATCAAAATGTGTGAAGCCTATAACCGGGAGTATAAAACCCGGTTCATGGCGGTCAGGCCGACCAACCTCTATGGCCCAAACGATAATTTTGATTTGGAAACCTCCCATGTTCTGCCGGCCCTGATCCGTAAAATTCACGAGGCAAAGATGGCAGCATCTCCATGTGTTACAATCTGGGGAACCGGCACGCCCATGCGCGAATTTCTTCATGTGGATGATATGGCTGCGGCAAGTGTTCATCTCATGGCGCTTGGCGATGACAAAATTGATCATCACCTGATAAATTATCCTGACCCCTGTTTTGTCAACCTGGGCACAGGGGTTGACTGCACCATAAATGAGCTTGCCCAGACCATAAAAACACAGGTGGGATACACGGGAAAGCTTGTATTTGATCCGGCCAAGCCGGACGGTACCCCGCGCAAACTTTTAGATATTTCCCGGATTAAAGCCTTGGGATGGAAACCGTCCATCCCCCTGGGCCAGGGGATCAAAACCACCTATGAGTGGTTTACCCGATTTTATACTACAACAAAGAAAACAGGATCAAATGATTAA
- the gmd gene encoding GDP-mannose 4,6-dehydratase produces MKKALITGITGQDGAYLAEFLLKKGYEVHGIKRRASLFNTDRIDHLYEDPHTDNRKLVLHYGDLTDATNLIRILQQVRPDEVYNLAAQSHVQFSFESPEYTADTDALGTMRILEGIRLLGLEKKTRFYQASTSELYGKVQEVPQTENTPFYPRSPYACAKLYAYWITVNYREAYNIYACNGILFNHESPIRGETFVTRKITRALCRIHLGLQKCLFLGNMNALRDWGHAQDYVEMQWLMLQQEAPDDYVIATGEQHSVREFVELSAQELGMAIEWQGQGIDEKGINSANGKTIVPVDPRYFRPTEVETLLGDPSKAKKNLGWEPKIRFERLVREMTLSDLEETKKDELCQRAGFQVYDRNE; encoded by the coding sequence ATGAAAAAAGCATTAATAACAGGCATTACCGGTCAGGACGGGGCTTACCTGGCAGAGTTTCTTCTGAAAAAAGGGTATGAGGTCCACGGGATTAAAAGACGGGCCTCTCTTTTTAATACAGACCGGATTGATCATCTTTACGAAGACCCCCACACAGACAACCGGAAACTGGTCCTTCATTACGGGGATCTGACAGATGCCACCAATTTGATTCGGATTCTTCAGCAGGTCCGGCCGGACGAGGTGTACAATCTGGCTGCCCAGAGTCATGTCCAGTTCTCTTTTGAATCTCCTGAATACACGGCTGATACCGATGCCCTGGGCACCATGCGCATATTGGAAGGCATCCGTCTTTTAGGGTTGGAGAAAAAAACACGGTTTTACCAGGCCTCCACCTCAGAACTATACGGCAAGGTTCAGGAAGTGCCCCAGACAGAAAATACCCCCTTTTATCCCAGATCCCCCTATGCCTGCGCCAAGCTGTATGCCTATTGGATCACGGTGAATTACAGGGAGGCGTACAATATTTATGCCTGCAACGGCATTTTGTTCAACCATGAATCCCCCATCCGGGGCGAGACCTTTGTGACCCGGAAAATCACCCGGGCCCTCTGCCGGATTCATTTGGGCCTGCAGAAATGTCTCTTTTTGGGGAATATGAACGCCTTAAGGGACTGGGGTCATGCACAAGATTATGTTGAAATGCAATGGCTCATGCTTCAGCAGGAAGCTCCGGATGATTACGTTATTGCCACAGGCGAGCAGCACTCTGTCCGTGAATTTGTGGAATTATCTGCCCAAGAACTGGGCATGGCCATTGAATGGCAGGGCCAGGGCATTGACGAAAAAGGCATCAATTCTGCCAACGGCAAAACCATTGTGCCGGTGGATCCAAGGTATTTCAGGCCCACAGAGGTGGAAACCCTGTTGGGGGATCCGTCCAAAGCAAAGAAGAATCTGGGGTGGGAACCCAAAATCAGGTTTGAGCGGCTGGTTCGGGAAATGACCCTGTCAGACCTTGAAGAGACCAAAAAAGATGAACTCTGCCAAAGGGCTGGGTTCCAGGTGTACGACCGCAATGAATAA
- a CDS encoding response regulator transcription factor, protein MNKIKVLVVDDHEVVRDGLSNSLEAQKEFTVVVRANSGKVALDLVTACKPDLVIMDVTMPDMNGIEATRQILSLLPKVKIVALTMHSAKPYVLGMLNAGAAGYLLKTASFEEVLKALKIILGGTTFLSPEITHMVVEYAKNREWEVVDTLALLSAREREVLQLISEGHTSKTISKKMGISSKTVDVHRNNIKKKLNIHTIAGLTKFAIAKGLTDLSEVE, encoded by the coding sequence ATGAATAAAATAAAAGTGCTTGTGGTTGATGATCATGAGGTCGTCAGGGACGGGTTGTCAAATTCCCTGGAAGCCCAAAAAGAATTTACAGTGGTTGTCCGGGCCAATTCAGGCAAGGTGGCCCTGGATCTTGTAACCGCCTGCAAGCCGGACCTGGTGATCATGGATGTCACCATGCCGGATATGAACGGCATAGAAGCCACCCGCCAGATCCTTTCCCTTCTTCCCAAGGTTAAGATCGTGGCACTGACCATGCATTCGGCCAAACCCTATGTTCTGGGCATGCTCAATGCCGGGGCTGCCGGGTATCTGCTTAAAACCGCCTCTTTTGAAGAGGTGCTCAAGGCCTTGAAAATCATTTTGGGCGGCACCACTTTTTTAAGCCCTGAAATCACCCACATGGTTGTGGAGTATGCCAAAAACAGGGAATGGGAGGTTGTGGACACCCTGGCGCTTTTATCTGCCCGGGAAAGGGAGGTTCTTCAGCTGATATCCGAGGGTCATACCTCCAAAACCATTTCAAAAAAAATGGGCATCAGCTCCAAAACCGTTGATGTCCACAGGAACAACATTAAGAAAAAATTAAATATTCACACCATTGCAGGCCTTACCAAATTTGCCATTGCAAAAGGGCTCACGGATTTATCCGAGGTTGAGTAA